A DNA window from Hydra vulgaris chromosome 13, alternate assembly HydraT2T_AEP contains the following coding sequences:
- the LOC136089768 gene encoding uncharacterized protein LOC136089768: MGRPTDVYPYLTEYLNGYDIKLKKRKSPLKRISIIKKKKYVADYQSSHDQNEDNHDQIEFTEPINIHYDHDYALPVGKDFLVSETNDVEDLQIFIITPKRLLKRPVLLKHRKRLLSKFSLKSQAEFSWDRVCHSDSVHIKLRLDLAIQDLAFRFSISQSHCSSILTTWITYFGNELKPLLLWPTREANLLYQARHFFGKLHNVEGIIYCTEQKIQRPSNAKAQYQTFSTYKSSNTLKKLVVTTKTGSFSFISKAYGGQASDRHITEDCHVINMFSEGSMCLADRGFNIQDLLLEKKVVLVCPPFKKKEQHFTQAKIQSAKEIAQSRVHVERSIRRLKEFRICKNELSLTMLDLIYVICGALSNLQPPIVKEFKC, translated from the exons atgggACGACCTACTGATGTTTATCCTTACCTTACTGAGTATTTAAATGGTTAcgatattaagttaaaaaaaaggaaatctcCATTAAAACGGATATccataattaagaaaaaaaagtatgttgCTGATTACCAGAGTAGTCATGATCAAAACGAAGATAATCATGATCAAATAGAATTTACTGAGCCTATTAATATTCATTATGATCATGATTATGCTTTACCTGTTGGAAAAGATTTTCTTGTATCTGAAACAAATGACGTGGAAgacttacaaatatttataatcacTCCTAAAAGATTACTTAAAAGACCTGTGTTATTAAAACATCGAAAACGTTTGTTGAGTAAGTTTTCATTGAAGTCACAAGCAGAGTTTAGTTGGGACAGAGTATGCCATTCTGATag TGTGCATATAAAACTGCGATTAGATTTGGCTATTCAAGATCTAGCATTTAGATTTTCGATTTCCCAGTCTCATTGTTCAAGTATTTTAACAACCTGGATTACTTATTTTGGAAATGAGTTAAAGCCTCTTCTTTTATGGCCCACACGAGAAGCAAATTTATTGTATCAAGCAAGACATTTTTTTGGAAAGTTACACAATGTAGAAGGTATAATATACTGCACTGAGCAAAAAATTCAGAGACCATCAAATGCAAAAGCACAGTATCAAACATTTAGTACTTATAAAAGTAGTAACACATTGAAAAAGTTAGTTGTTACAACAAAAACTGGTTCTTTCAGTTTTATCTCTAAAGCTTACGGTGGCCAAGCTTCAGATAGACATATTACAGAGGACTGCCATGTTATTAACATGTTTTCTGAAGGTTCTATGTGCTTGGCGGACAGAGGTTTTAATATCCAAGATTtgcttttggaaaaaaaagtggTATTAGTTTGTccaccttttaaaaaaaaagaacaacattTTACACAAGCGAAAATTCAATCAGCCAAAGAAATTGCTCAATCACGTGTCCATGTAGAACGCTCAATTCGTCGACTTAAAGAGTTTAGGATTTGTAAGAACGAGTTATCATTAACAATGCTAGACCTCATTTATGTTATTTGTGGGgctttaagtaatttacaaccaccaattgtaaaagaatttaaatgCTAA
- the LOC136089769 gene encoding uncharacterized protein LOC136089769, which translates to MSDSSSDDEKNKAFMDEIKSWKVEKLKEFLQARSIPLGQNPARAKLLKNVLYASVQLPHPNEIGNWVIHKEIVIKLLPTTTYSDIETYAFDTHSSKALKEGHFLYSSDHITSVSFNNLSDAVKFCYLKGTIVPQTRINNEEYESWVCLNKNGSILSAECKCIAGYGESCKHIFALLLFVEEHVRLGENVTCTSVKQKWGIRTQISKLHEPDILQNISIKKVKPSIENKCLKLS; encoded by the exons ATGTCTGATTCTTCCTCTGATGACGAAAAAAATAAGGCCTTTATGgatgaaataaaaagttggaaagtagaaaaattaaaagaatttcttcAAGCAAGGAGTATTCCTCTTGGTCAAAATCCTGCAAGAGCAAAGTTGCTAAAAAACGTGTTATATGCCA gTGTCCAGCTTCCCCATCCTAATGAAATCGGAAATTGGGTAATACATAAAGAAAtagtaataaagttattacCAACTACAACTTATTCGGACATTGAAACTTATGCTTTTGATACTCATAGCTCTAAAGCTTTGAAAGAAGGACATTTTCTTTATTCTTCAGATCACATAACTTCAgtatcttttaataatttatcagatgctgtaaaattttgttatttaaaaggaACTATAGTACCTCAAACAAGAATAAACAATGAAGAATATGAATCATGggtatgtttaaataaaaatggaagTATATTATCTGCAGAATGCAAATGCATAGCCGGTTATGGAGAAAGCTGCAAACATATATTtgctttgttattgtttgttgAAGAGCATGTGCGATTAGGAGAAAATGTAACTTGTACGTCAGTAAAACAAAAGTGGGGAATTAGAACTCAAATAAGTAAATTACATGAGCCAGatatattacaaaacatttctattaaaaaagtcaaaccTAGTATCGAAAATAAATGTCTTAAACTCAGTTGA